TCTCTTTGAGCCAGGCCACCAGGTCCTCGATGGCGCAGTCACAGACCCAGGTGTTGTGGCCCAAAACGATGCGCTGGAGCGCGGGCAGGCTGCGGAACTGGGCCAGGGTGCTGTTCCACAGCACACTCAGGGAGTTGTCGCTGAGGTTGAGGCTCTGCAACTGGCCCAGCCCCTGGAAAGAGACATTTCGCAGGCCCACCAGGGAGTTGTTGCTGAggtccagctgctgcagggccggCAGGGCAGTGAACATGCCagcgggcagcagcagcagcccgttGTCGGCCAGCTCCAGGCGGCTGAGGTTGCGCAGGGTCCCGGACTGCAGCAGAgcggccaggctgagcaggacgCCGTGGTCGCGCAGGGCCCCGCGGagggccagctcctccagcggGCTGCCGCCCTCCCCGAAGGCCTGCGGGCTGAAGGAGGCCAGCGCGTTGCCGCTGAGGTCCAGCTGCCGCAGGGCGGGCAGGGCGAGGGCGCCGGCCTCCACGGTCCGCAGGTGGTTGCCACTGAGGTTGAGGGAAGCGAGGTCGGGCAGGCGCTGGGCGGGGAAGGCGCCGGCCGGCAGGTGGGTCAGGGGGTTGCCGGTGATGAAGAGGCTGCGCACGTAGGGTGGCAGGTCGGGGGGCACCGCCGTCAGGTTCCTGTTCACGCACTTCACCGTCTTGGCCGGCTCCGAGCACTCGCAGAGGGCCGGGCAGCCGCCGGGCTGCGCCGAGCCGCAGCCCAGCAGgacgggcagcagcagccccaggcagagcGCGCCGCGCCCCGGCATctcgcccggcccggccccgcacgcAACTTTTCCCTCCGGGCACCTCCGGCTCCGGGCGGCGCGGCGAGGCGGGGGCCGGCTCCGGGCAGCCCTTTCTTCGGGGGCAGGAGTTTGCCCTCGGGGGCTGGCTCCGCTCCGCTTCCCGCGGCGAGACCTGCGGCAGGGGAGGAAAGGGACACGGCagcggcggggcggcgcggcTCCTCTTGCCCGCgcccaccctccctcccccgGCCCGCGTCTCGTCCTCCGCCCCCGATAAGCGGCTCGCCCGggtggccccggccccgcgggagAGCGGGAGAACACGCGGAGGAACAAGTTTTCGCCCACTTCCAGCTCACGCCGCCACCTTCCCACCCGGCCGTCGACTTCACCGGCGTAGCacggaggggaagaggaggatcTAACCCGCCACCGCCCACCGTGTCCCGCGGCTCCCCACCCGCTGTCCCTGCCCCGGGGCTCTTCCCCTCCGCCACGGCCGCTACAAACTCCCGGCCCCAAAACCCACCGCGGAGCGCAGCGGAGGCGAGCCCGGTCCCGGAGCCCGTCCCTCACCTCCCGCCCCGCGTGCAGAACAAACTCCTCCGGAGCTCGCCGCCgactgcccccagccctgccgccAACTCCGCGCCCACCCTCGCCGCGCCTGGCCCTGCCTCCCCTGGCAGGAGAAACCAAGCGCCGCCCGGCCAGGgggagccgccgcccgcgccccgcccggctcccgcccgccgcccccgcgcccccgCGCTCCCGCTCAGCCGCTGCTGCCGGGCTGCCTCGCCCGGGAGCCCGCGGGAGGCTCCGCTCGGCGTCCCGTTCCCCTCTTCCCCAGGCCCAGGTGGTGCTGCCGGAGACTCACCTTGCcgccgagcggggccgcgccATGTGGAGCCGCGCCATGCGGGGCTTCAGTGCGGCTCGCTCGGCGCGGAGCCGCTCCCGCCCGCCTCTCGCAGGGAGAGCCCCGCGCTCCGCTCCCGCCTCGCAGCGCCGTACTTGTGCCTGCCCCGCCGCGGCTGCTGGGCGCCGTTCGCCGCGGTTTCCACGATGGGCGCGCTCAGGCCGGGGGCAGGATGAGGAATTCCGGGAGGTTTCGAGCGCGGGGGGGGCCGTGCCGGCTGCTGGCGGCCACTGCCCCCGCCCGTCTACCCAGGGATCGCGGTTCGGGAGAGGAGGGAACAACAGCAGCCACGAAATACACCCGAGTGAGCTCCATAgctgaagcaaaaaaaaccccaaaccaaaataacACCAAAACTACACTTAAACCCGCCAGGAACTTTAGAGatcctaaaataaataataataatgagctttaagaaaagaaaaggaccTGAAAATTGACAGCTCAAGACTGAGATTTAAACTTTATCATGATGCGGAAAAGCGTGTAAGTACCAGTctgtatataaaatatttacccGCTTCAGCCGCGATGGCTGTCCCAGAACCGTGCTGGCAGGGCTGAACAATCCGGGTGTAACAAATACGGATTTGCAACTGAGTAACTCCCTTACGTTACCCCACAGCGGGGTATTTGAGGAAGTCGTGGATAGTGTAAGCTGTCGTGTGGGCTGTATTTGGCCACAGGTCCCTAGAAAGTGATTGAGATCATTAAATAACACCTAATTAACACAAAATATCTACGAGCGTATACAAATAAGCAGTTTCAGCAATGTGAAACAGAACGTTTTGAGGCGATGACTCCTTTGGGCTTTCCTTATCCTTCTGTTGACTGCCTACACAAGCTTTCCTTCTCCCCGTATGTCAGTATTACACTCCTGCTTTCTCGATAAACTATGTTCCTTTTTTTGGTAAAGTCAGCAGGAATTTCGGAGCTGCCAAAAGTCATAGGGGAAATGAACAGATGAATCCAGTATGAAGTCTTGATAAAATCAGCCCCAGAATCTGGAGAATAGTGAACTAAAACGCCAGTTTCTGAAGGATTGTTCTCTCTCTAGCCTGATGGTGCTACGGTGCAGAAAAGTCTGGGGTTGAGATGAGAGGCAAGGGCTGTCCAGCTGATAAAGCAGCATGCTCTTTACACGAAGattacagagaaaagaaaacatggaGTGACTGAAGCAATAGTGATACAATTAAGATCTTGGACTCACAAGCAGTTCCAGAAGTTTGGGAAGTTATTGCTTTGATGTTGAGTTAGAAAAACAGTGCCACTACACTGCAGGACATTTTAGTTAGTTGAAAGGTTGTTGACATGCCTCTTAGTATAATGCTTAAAAAAGTAGATAGGTAAAGATGTCCTGCATTTTGTAAGAGAAAGAGTTGTTTTCCTAATCTATGAAAATTCTTTGAAAAAGTCAAAGAAACACTCCCACCCAAATTGTCCTACAAGACAACAGTAAAATTCAGTGACCAATAAATAGTTTCCAAAAGGAGATGGCTTTTAAAAACAGGTAActaaatacataaaaaaaataaaagaaaaaaatactaaatcAGCATAACCATAACCACCTTTTATAAAATGTTTGGATACAAtgtaattttgaattaaatagTCCAATTAAGAGCAATTACACTGATCTGCTCATTGTGCTGACCATAGTTTTCCTAGTAGTTCCCAGCTTTTCATGACTGTCTAGATGGGACTGTGCCTCTTGTCCTCCAGAGCAGGTTAGCTCTTTGAGCAGGGTACATGGTTTTATTCCATCTCTGTGGAGTGCTCCCTGACAGGTACTTGATTGTGCTGCAGTAATGCACATAATAGATAACAAGTATTTTCCTATTCTTTCCTGTTATTCCAGTAGTAATTTGTACCTGCTAAGCGTGCTTAAGCTtgcaagaggaagaaaattgtaatttgatttcttttcttcttgtttaaataaaacaacTTAGAGGcatactctgaaaaaaaaaaaaaaggtattttctgtTGAATTCACCTATACTGAGTGGATTTCCTGGATGTTTGTAATCTATActaggaaaatgagaaaaaaatgaaccTTGATGTGTTTCCAGGTCAGTTTTGTCTATTACGGTTGACTGATTTATGAATTTGCATTGCACAGCTCATAGAATCTCATAGGTTTTTGCATAAAGGTTATGCAAAACTTCTGCCTGAGTTAAAGTAtaggatttaaaaatatattgtctTGGCTAAAGGACTCAAACTGGAAGTTAATTTACCATTAGGGAACTGTTCCTGTGGCTGATATTCCCAGGGCTTGACTGAGAAGCTCATGTTAAAGGGTGCAGGGGTTGAGACAATGCTCCAGtctctctgctgctccaggctgagcagcatGGATGACATGCTGGCCATCTGGAATCATGAAGGAAACCTCTGACCATCCTTCTCCAGAAGGTTAAATCTTGCTTCATGTGACAGTGATAAGAtctgtttgcttttgaaaatcagTACTCTGGTAATTCAGCTCCCACAAAGTGAAAATGTGACGCCTGCCTAAGGGGCTGCAGAGAGTCATGGGGACAGCCTGTCATAACTGTATTGCTTTACCATTTTGGTGTTGCTATTCCCCTTTTAAGGCTCTCAGCCTAGAAAGGAATAAAGTATCATTTGTCATGATCACTCCACTGTCTTTAGGAAAATCTGAAAGATATTTTAGATACTGAAATTTAAGGCTGTTAATTAAGTTAGTTGAGATGAATCCCAGCCTAAATAATCTTCTCAATGCCCCCTGGACAGATAGTAAACAGTGCTGGATACCCCTTTGGAGTGGCCTGCCTGCAGGTGATTTCCAAGGAGTTGGAATAACTTGGGGTAGGACTCCATGCAATAGtggtaattttttattttaattttctttatcaacaaggagatttttgtttcttctgtgcAGCATTTCTACATTGCCTCAACACTGCATAAAGATACTCAGCACTTCATAGGAAGTGACCTTGGAAGGGTATTTATGATGTGCTAAAGATAATAAACCAAGTGAGCAGTTGCACAGAGACCAGAATTCTTTTCTTCTACCAAAAATATCTTCGTACAAAAGTGGAAGAAGAAACTGCAAGTTCCGTCTGCTTCCTCACaaagagagatccagcaggtCCTCCCAGGGACACCTGTTTCCCTTGAGGCTTGGCTTCTTTTGAACAAACACCATCAGAATCCTTAAGATGGTGTCATAAAACTACTTCGGCAACCAAATGTTGCCTCGAATTCTTGTTTGAATTTTATCCACATTCACATGTCACATAAACATTCACAAACATTCCATAAACATCCATAAACATTCTGGttccagttttctttttagGTGCACTTTAATTTATGTGGTAATTTTCAACTGAAGCTTTGCAGAAGACAAGCTTCAAGGAATCTATGTTTGCATTTTCTTGTATGCTTTCCAATTTCATATTGAAATAATGAAAGTTAATTTAATACAGAGAATGTTGATTTTTAATACTGTGAAAACACAGTAAACTTTGCCAGaactaacagaaaaaaagattttagcCAAAAGtaacttttttgggggggtctttaAAATATGTTAATTGGGTTTCTGTCATAGTGCACTGTTTTGACTTCTGGAGACTTCTGCATGCTTagctgggatgggaagggaccAGAGGAGACAAAGTGCCCCCATCTGAATGTAAGCAATGCTGAAAACTGGTGCAACTGTGAAGACAGACTCTTTACCTTCTCCCCAGGTTTCCCAGTAGTGTTTTGTTGTTAAAACCCTTTACTCAAATGAGAAAGAAGCAATGGTGATTTCCTCCAGCAAAACCAGCTACCAGAGCTGGAGTCAGAAATATACTAGGGAAAAAGATTTGGGAAGAGGAATTACTGTATTCCAGATGCTGCCACTGTGTGCTTAGCCCTCTGCCCATATTCCAGGTCTGCATGTTCTGACATGTAGAGTATCTGTAACTGGAGCCAAGCTGAATAACTGCTTATAAGTTCACCACAATATAACTGAGAATTTAACATGCTTAAACAGGTCAGGCTAAACTTTCAATCatgcttttattctttcttttctcaggAACAATGCATGTCTTAAGCTATCTTTAATAGACTACTATACAGATTTCAAAATGgtaatttgtttttcattattcTAATTTTAAGTATGCGAGTTTAGTTCTAATTTCCGTGTAAATTCAACTTAGAGTAAATCACTACTAAGAGTCAGTAAAACTCCTCCTTTTACAAAATAAGCCTTCTGATTTTAGTCCTTCTTGAAGGGCCAAAATGACCTGCTTTCTGGTAACTCCTTATTACTCTGATTCGCAGTGCAGGGTGGATAATATAAGTATGCTTCAGCTGGAAAGATTGTATATTGTTCCTGTCCACTTGGGATGTCAATCTCGATGCCTGAAGGCAAACCTGGGAAATTGGCTGAGCAGATTATTTGTTGGATTAGCATTGCTCTGTGCTGTGGTGACCTGTCTTGCTGCATACAGTCACTCTCAGCTGATGCTGAACTCAAAATCCTGGTTTTTTGGCCAACTGGCAATGTTGTCTTTGTTACAATGTGTAAGGAAGGCACCACATTGGATTGAGGTGCTGGTGTCCAGTTCACATCTGCTCATGCTTTCTAGGGGACTCTTAAAAGATGGCATAGGTTGGGGCAGTCACTGAGCTGTagtggggaaaggaagggagagCTGAAATATGCTGCTTTCTTCTTTGTCTGAAAAGTAGAAACCCAGATCTGCAGGGAATTTGGGCCAATGTGTTCCTCACACTTCTCTCGACAGTCCCACTCGTTCCTCACTCCGCAGGCAGTGCTGTGCCAAGGTTTTGTAGCTGCTTGTTGTGCCAAGGTTGTTTCCCTGTTTGCCCTTGCTTCCCTGGCAAGTGAGGGTGGCTGACTCCAGCACTCAGGGCTGCGGGAGCTCTAACCACAGAGGACTGAAAGTTGGGAGTATTTCCATGGAAAGCCTTTCtcatgaaaacattttcatctGTTGAAACTGGAAGTCTTTGTAGGAAAGAGTTGTATTTTATGAAtt
This Aphelocoma coerulescens isolate FSJ_1873_10779 chromosome 3, UR_Acoe_1.0, whole genome shotgun sequence DNA region includes the following protein-coding sequences:
- the TPBG gene encoding trophoblast glycoprotein isoform X2, whose translation is MPGRGALCLGLLLPVLLGCGSAQPGGCPALCECSEPAKTVKCVNRNLTAVPPDLPPYVRSLFITGNPLTHLPAGAFPAQRLPDLASLNLSGNHLRTVEAGALALPALRQLDLSGNALASFSPQAFGEGGSPLEELALRGALRDHGVLLSLAALLQSGTLRNLSRLELADNGLLLLPAGMFTALPALQQLDLSNNSLVGLRNVSFQGLGQLQSLNLSDNSLSVLWNSTLAQFRSLPALQRIVLGHNTWVCDCAIEDLVAWLKESDQVEGKEALTCASPDKMLGKALLKINSSDLNCSVPIDLPSQLQTSYVFLGIVLALIGAIFLLVLYLNRKGIKKWMHNIRDACRDHMEGYHYRYEINADPRLTNLSSNSDV
- the TPBG gene encoding trophoblast glycoprotein isoform X1 → MARLHMARPRSAARSRRGKRSGASPRGQTPAPEERAARSRPPPRRAARSRRCPEGKVACGAGPGEMPGRGALCLGLLLPVLLGCGSAQPGGCPALCECSEPAKTVKCVNRNLTAVPPDLPPYVRSLFITGNPLTHLPAGAFPAQRLPDLASLNLSGNHLRTVEAGALALPALRQLDLSGNALASFSPQAFGEGGSPLEELALRGALRDHGVLLSLAALLQSGTLRNLSRLELADNGLLLLPAGMFTALPALQQLDLSNNSLVGLRNVSFQGLGQLQSLNLSDNSLSVLWNSTLAQFRSLPALQRIVLGHNTWVCDCAIEDLVAWLKESDQVEGKEALTCASPDKMLGKALLKINSSDLNCSVPIDLPSQLQTSYVFLGIVLALIGAIFLLVLYLNRKGIKKWMHNIRDACRDHMEGYHYRYEINADPRLTNLSSNSDV